The following coding sequences are from one uncultured Cohaesibacter sp. window:
- a CDS encoding ABC transporter ATP-binding protein — MSDVLLSLRGVKTYYGKIVALRGIDLDVNRGEIVTVIGANGAGKSTTMMTICGVTKAREGQIIYDGENITALPTHQIVKKSIAQSPEGRRIFGRMTVLENLQMGAAVIDYAHFDEDLRMVFDLFPILEKRQGQRGGTLSGGEQQMLAIGRALMARPKLLMLDEPSLGLAPLVVKQIFEVVKELNEKQGLTVFLVEQNAYHALRLAHRGYVMINGVITMSGGGHELLSNPEVQAAYLEGGRH; from the coding sequence ATGAGTGATGTCCTCCTGAGCCTCAGAGGCGTTAAAACCTACTATGGCAAGATTGTCGCTCTGCGCGGTATTGATCTGGATGTCAACCGTGGGGAAATTGTGACAGTTATCGGCGCCAACGGTGCTGGCAAATCCACCACCATGATGACCATTTGCGGCGTAACAAAAGCCCGCGAAGGACAGATCATCTATGACGGTGAGAATATCACGGCACTGCCAACGCACCAGATCGTCAAGAAATCCATCGCCCAGTCCCCTGAAGGACGCCGCATTTTTGGTCGCATGACCGTGCTTGAAAACCTCCAGATGGGGGCTGCGGTTATCGACTATGCGCATTTCGACGAAGATCTTCGCATGGTGTTTGACCTCTTCCCGATCCTCGAAAAGCGTCAAGGCCAACGCGGCGGCACACTCTCGGGTGGCGAACAGCAGATGCTGGCAATCGGTCGCGCCCTCATGGCTCGCCCCAAGCTGCTGATGCTGGACGAGCCGTCTTTGGGTCTTGCCCCTCTGGTGGTCAAGCAGATCTTCGAGGTCGTCAAGGAACTGAACGAGAAACAGGGTCTGACCGTTTTCCTCGTTGAACAAAATGCCTATCACGCTCTGCGTCTGGCCCATCGTGGCTACGTCATGATCAACGGCGTCATCACCATGTCCGGTGGTGGCCACGAACTTCTCTCCAATCCGGAAGTTCAGGCCGCCTACCTTGAAGGCGGACGGCATTAA